The following proteins are co-located in the Primulina tabacum isolate GXHZ01 chromosome 11, ASM2559414v2, whole genome shotgun sequence genome:
- the LOC142519381 gene encoding uncharacterized protein LOC142519381, whose protein sequence is MSRKGYIGLEAELREKNINTEDEEVDRSVLWSKAREDKSGIITNVETSEFADKNDDLLGKKVKGEFKSSGKNDVLTTALGSQERYGRVRGVGGFVEHQVFFKIPRKKRESVPKAVGRKLQRTIGRD, encoded by the exons ATGTCTCGCAAGGGTTACATCGGCTTGGAGGCTGAACTG AGAGAGAAAAACATAAATACTGAAGATGAAGAAGTTGATAGATCGGTGCTTTGGAGTAAAGCCCGGGAAGACAAATCTGGCATCATAACAAATGTGGAGACATCAGAATTCGCCGACAAAAAT GATGACTTGTTGGGAAAAAAGGTCAAGGGAGAGTTCAAATCTTCTGGAAAGAATGATGTGCTAACCACTGCCTTAGGAAGCCAAGAACGGTATGGAAGGGTTCGAGGCGTGGGAGGGTTTGTAGAGCATCAAGTCTTCTTTAAAATTCCAAGAAAGAAGAGGGAATCAGTCCCAAAAGCTGTGGGTCGAAAACTTCAAAGAACAATTGGAAGAGACTAA